The Chryseobacterium nakagawai genome has a segment encoding these proteins:
- a CDS encoding serine hydrolase domain-containing protein — MKIKLLLVLACLAQLCHAQIEGTWNGELDTQNMKLPVIFKISKKSQGYITTLISPKQSSKEILTDKTDFNNNELTLEISSIRAGYKGIYKTDHFEGNLIQNGKMMTLNLYRESKPETPDISYLNGKAIDTQKIDDFLNYMVQNNQEIGSVAIFKNGISIYKRDFGQNLLPTNTTYDQNTGYQIGSISKLITAVMLFQLIEKGKLNLSEPLSKFYPEIPNAKNITIHNMLNHTSGLGDYAGESIKDNWLFGKAVGDKAIIEVIKKEGVKSKPGEKLRYSNSAYFLLSRILEKIHNKPYNEVLKENILEKTSMPNTFSVLDNPKNIFKSYELKKDTWTEVKDFDFHNCIGLGDITSTPEDLNTFINALFNGKFIKKETVDMMISNPKEKVFGSGIMKVPFYNIISYGHGGDTAGSHSIVTFEPTDQLSYAVTINGQNFSHNNFYIALMNLIYGKDYQYPVFNTAKIPVADLEKYVGDYTSKDIALGLKILIKDQTLYAQGTNQPEFPLTATEKDKFAFEKAGLKISFMPENKQLNLTQGGKTFLFSKKASDQ, encoded by the coding sequence ATGAAAATCAAATTATTATTGGTGCTGGCATGCCTGGCACAGCTTTGTCACGCTCAAATTGAAGGAACCTGGAATGGTGAACTGGATACTCAAAATATGAAACTTCCTGTTATTTTTAAAATATCAAAGAAGTCACAAGGCTATATCACCACCCTTATAAGTCCTAAACAGAGCTCTAAAGAAATTCTGACTGATAAAACAGATTTCAATAACAATGAACTCACTCTGGAGATAAGCAGTATACGTGCAGGTTATAAAGGAATCTACAAAACAGATCATTTTGAAGGAAATCTGATTCAGAACGGTAAAATGATGACTTTAAACCTTTATAGAGAAAGCAAACCGGAAACTCCCGATATTTCATATCTGAACGGAAAAGCAATTGATACACAAAAGATTGATGATTTTTTAAACTATATGGTTCAGAATAATCAGGAAATCGGAAGTGTAGCCATTTTCAAAAACGGAATCTCCATCTATAAAAGAGACTTTGGTCAGAATCTTTTGCCTACAAACACTACTTATGACCAAAACACAGGTTATCAGATAGGCTCTATCAGCAAACTTATTACTGCTGTGATGCTTTTTCAGCTTATAGAAAAGGGAAAATTAAATCTTTCTGAGCCTCTCTCCAAATTCTATCCTGAAATTCCCAATGCTAAAAACATTACAATCCATAACATGCTAAACCATACCAGCGGATTGGGAGATTATGCAGGTGAATCTATTAAAGACAACTGGCTTTTTGGAAAAGCAGTAGGTGATAAAGCCATTATCGAAGTCATCAAAAAAGAAGGGGTAAAATCTAAACCCGGGGAGAAACTGAGATATTCCAACTCCGCCTATTTTCTATTAAGCAGGATACTGGAAAAAATCCATAACAAGCCTTATAATGAAGTTTTAAAGGAAAATATTTTGGAAAAAACTTCAATGCCCAACACGTTTTCTGTTCTTGACAATCCAAAGAATATTTTTAAATCGTATGAATTAAAAAAAGATACCTGGACAGAAGTAAAAGATTTTGATTTTCATAATTGTATCGGCTTAGGAGACATTACTTCTACTCCTGAAGACCTGAATACCTTTATCAATGCGCTATTCAATGGTAAATTTATCAAGAAAGAAACTGTTGATATGATGATTTCCAATCCAAAAGAAAAAGTATTTGGTTCGGGAATCATGAAAGTTCCGTTCTACAATATAATTTCCTACGGACATGGCGGTGATACGGCAGGAAGTCATTCAATAGTAACCTTCGAACCGACAGATCAACTATCTTACGCTGTAACTATTAATGGACAAAACTTTTCTCATAACAATTTCTATATTGCCCTTATGAACCTTATATACGGCAAAGATTATCAATATCCGGTATTTAATACTGCTAAAATACCTGTTGCTGATCTTGAAAAATATGTAGGTGATTACACTTCAAAAGATATTGCTCTAGGTTTAAAGATTTTGATTAAAGATCAAACATTATACGCCCAGGGCACCAACCAGCCGGAATTTCCACTCACTGCTACAGAAAAAGACAAGTTCGCCTTTGAAAAAGCAGGCCTAAAAATCTCTTTCATGCCAGAAAATAAACAACTCAACTTGACCCAAGGCGGAAAAACATTTTTGTTCAGTAAAAAGGCTTCTGACCAATAG
- a CDS encoding YIP1 family protein gives MNWKTIFNPFERFDEKYLLLTGILAVFISIAVGYWTGTTFTSIYKISPVENPSFQIIAITTLLSFMAGIVILFILGKILNRKTRIIDIVNTVLISQLVLILFQCIGKISYIRLAGKNVIKYESNPSGAFPYLDFLIMISMTFISITTLIYSITLFYNGFKTATNIKKWQHIVLFCIVSLVTTLICQIIINKII, from the coding sequence ATGAACTGGAAAACCATTTTTAATCCATTTGAAAGATTTGATGAAAAATACCTGCTCCTTACAGGCATTCTTGCTGTTTTTATCTCTATTGCAGTAGGATATTGGACAGGCACTACATTCACCAGTATATACAAAATCAGTCCTGTAGAAAATCCTTCATTTCAAATAATAGCAATTACGACCCTGCTAAGCTTCATGGCCGGTATTGTCATTCTTTTTATTCTAGGTAAAATTCTAAACAGAAAAACCAGAATCATTGATATTGTCAATACCGTTTTAATCTCCCAACTTGTTCTAATCTTATTCCAATGCATTGGAAAAATATCATATATTAGGCTTGCCGGGAAAAATGTCATTAAATACGAGTCGAATCCCTCAGGAGCATTTCCCTATCTGGATTTTCTGATTATGATTTCTATGACTTTTATCTCCATTACTACCCTAATCTATAGTATTACCCTTTTCTATAATGGGTTCAAAACAGCAACCAATATCAAAAAGTGGCAGCATATTGTACTCTTTTGTATCGTATCGTTAGTCACCACTTTAATCTGTCAGATTATAATCAATAAAATCATTTAA
- a CDS encoding DUF5991 domain-containing protein yields MKKILLILPVLSIISCKSLPEGSSKDSGVSLHTQWKGDYSISHDFGKLDEFAEMTLDYGLIITKDSCTFWGLGYKTFFTDVCSITGNEKQIIVKYVKQIEGDPMSNHLPTDTLAVVFRKDGKYYLQSKIVPNKQWQYDIPIRLKKKS; encoded by the coding sequence ATGAAAAAAATATTGCTAATACTTCCTGTCCTCAGTATTATTTCCTGCAAAAGTCTGCCGGAAGGATCTTCAAAAGATTCAGGAGTTTCACTTCATACCCAGTGGAAAGGAGATTATTCTATCTCTCATGATTTTGGAAAACTGGATGAGTTCGCTGAGATGACATTAGATTATGGACTTATCATCACCAAAGACAGCTGTACTTTTTGGGGACTTGGTTATAAAACCTTCTTCACAGACGTTTGCAGCATCACAGGAAATGAAAAACAGATCATCGTAAAATATGTCAAACAGATTGAAGGCGATCCAATGAGTAACCATCTTCCCACCGATACACTGGCTGTTGTATTCAGGAAAGATGGAAAATATTACCTGCAAAGTAAAATAGTTCCCAATAAACAGTGGCAGTACGATATTCCGATTCGTCTCAAAAAGAAATCATAA
- a CDS encoding DUF2089 family protein yields the protein MKLPIVCPSCDHTLNVSQMKCPSCKTEVSGDYELPVLLKLNRDEQDFVLNFFLSSGSIKEMAKQAGLSYPTMRNKMDDLITKVEKLKSKL from the coding sequence ATGAAGTTACCGATAGTGTGCCCAAGCTGTGACCATACTCTTAACGTAAGCCAGATGAAGTGCCCAAGTTGTAAAACCGAAGTAAGCGGAGATTATGAACTTCCGGTTCTTCTAAAACTCAATCGTGATGAACAGGATTTTGTACTTAATTTTTTTCTTTCCAGCGGAAGCATTAAGGAAATGGCCAAACAGGCAGGCTTATCCTATCCTACGATGAGAAATAAAATGGATGATCTTATCACAAAGGTGGAAAAATTGAAAAGCAAACTATAA
- a CDS encoding prephenate dehydrogenase — MKISIIGVGLIGGSMALKLREKNIASFIYGIDNNKQHIDEALDLKIIDAEANLQQGVKDSDLIILAIPVDAARKLLPNVLDLVSDQQTVMDAGSTKAGIVGAVKNHPKRSRFVAFHPMWGTENNGPKSAIAESFSGKAGVICNKEESAEDALNIVEGIVNALEMHTIYMNAEDHDIHTAYISHISHITSYALANTVLEKEREEETIFQLASSGFSSTVRLAKSHPEMWVPIFKQNKENVLDVLNEHITQLRKFKSALEKENYEYLEELITNANRIRGILR; from the coding sequence ATGAAAATAAGTATTATTGGAGTAGGATTAATCGGAGGTTCAATGGCCTTAAAATTGAGAGAAAAAAACATCGCCAGCTTCATCTATGGAATTGATAACAACAAACAGCATATTGACGAAGCATTGGATTTAAAAATAATTGATGCCGAAGCAAATCTGCAACAGGGAGTCAAAGATTCAGATCTTATTATCCTGGCCATTCCTGTAGATGCTGCAAGAAAACTGTTGCCCAATGTTCTCGATCTTGTATCAGACCAGCAAACCGTTATGGATGCCGGATCTACCAAAGCAGGAATTGTGGGTGCCGTTAAAAACCATCCAAAACGTTCGAGATTTGTAGCCTTTCACCCTATGTGGGGTACCGAAAATAATGGACCAAAATCTGCAATTGCTGAAAGTTTCTCTGGCAAAGCCGGAGTAATCTGCAACAAAGAAGAATCCGCAGAAGATGCACTGAACATCGTTGAAGGTATTGTGAATGCTCTTGAAATGCACACTATTTATATGAATGCAGAAGACCATGATATCCACACGGCTTATATTTCCCATATCTCTCACATTACCTCATATGCCCTTGCCAATACCGTCCTGGAAAAGGAACGCGAAGAAGAAACCATCTTTCAGCTTGCCAGTTCCGGGTTCTCAAGTACGGTCCGCCTTGCCAAATCACACCCTGAAATGTGGGTTCCCATTTTTAAGCAAAACAAAGAAAATGTATTAGATGTTTTGAATGAACATATTACCCAGCTGAGAAAATTCAAATCTGCTTTAGAAAAAGAAAACTATGAATATCTTGAAGAATTGATTACCAATGCGAATAGAATCAGAGGAATATTAAGGTAA